One window from the genome of bacterium encodes:
- a CDS encoding YajQ family cyclic di-GMP-binding protein, translating into MPTFDVSSELDMQEVRNAVDQTAREIHSRYDFKNTGSEVALGEGVITLRSSNEDRLAAARQVLEEKLVRRKVSLKGVTYGPVADAAGGTVRQEAALAAGISADKARELNKFIKNLGMKGISSQTQGGQLRVSGKKRDMLQEVIAALKEADFAIPLQFGNFRD; encoded by the coding sequence ATGCCGACGTTTGATGTTTCTTCTGAGCTGGACATGCAGGAGGTCCGCAATGCGGTGGACCAGACGGCTCGGGAGATACACAGCCGCTACGACTTCAAGAACACCGGTAGCGAAGTGGCGCTGGGTGAGGGGGTCATCACGTTGCGGTCGTCCAACGAGGACCGGCTGGCCGCGGCCCGCCAGGTGTTGGAGGAGAAGCTGGTTCGTCGCAAGGTGTCGTTGAAGGGGGTTACCTATGGGCCGGTGGCCGACGCGGCCGGGGGGACGGTTCGCCAGGAGGCGGCACTGGCCGCGGGTATCTCAGCCGACAAGGCCCGGGAGCTGAACAAGTTCATCAAGAATCTGGGCATGAAGGGGATCTCTTCGCAGACCCAGGGCGGTCAGCTACGGGTGAGTGGCAAGAAGCGGGACATGCTTCAAGAGGTGATCGCTGCGCTCAAAGAGGCCGACTTTGCTATCCCTTTGCAGTTCGGGAACTTCCGGGACTGA
- a CDS encoding M48 family metalloprotease, with the protein MNTFKTFLLLVLMAALFVAVGGLLGGSGGLAIGIVIAVIVVGGSYWFSDKLAIASARAVPVTPEQLPQYHAIMEELTAKAQIPMPKLYVSPNPQPNAFATGRNPKHAAVAVTEGLINHLTWDEIRGVLAHELAHIRNRDILIGSVAAAIAMAITFASRIAIWGMIFFGGRGRDNGPGELVGVILAAILAPIAASMLQMTISRTREYQADASAARLIGDGEPLARALEKLNAASQRIPVNVPVEQASHYIVNPLTGRVSFRNLFSTHPPAEERIRRLRAGEWVPQAY; encoded by the coding sequence ATGAACACGTTCAAGACATTTCTCCTGCTGGTGCTGATGGCGGCGCTGTTTGTGGCTGTCGGCGGTCTGTTGGGGGGCAGCGGCGGACTGGCCATCGGGATTGTCATCGCGGTGATCGTGGTGGGCGGTTCCTACTGGTTCAGCGACAAGCTGGCCATCGCCTCGGCCCGGGCCGTGCCGGTCACCCCGGAGCAGCTTCCCCAGTACCATGCCATCATGGAAGAACTCACGGCCAAGGCCCAGATTCCGATGCCCAAGCTGTACGTGAGCCCCAATCCCCAGCCCAACGCCTTCGCCACCGGCCGCAACCCCAAGCACGCCGCGGTGGCGGTTACCGAGGGGCTCATCAACCACTTGACCTGGGATGAGATCCGGGGTGTGCTGGCCCACGAACTGGCCCACATCCGCAATCGCGACATCCTCATCGGATCGGTGGCCGCCGCCATCGCCATGGCCATCACCTTCGCCTCCCGAATCGCAATTTGGGGCATGATCTTCTTCGGTGGAAGGGGCCGCGATAACGGCCCTGGAGAGTTAGTCGGCGTGATCTTGGCCGCAATTTTGGCCCCAATTGCCGCCTCGATGCTCCAAATGACCATCAGCCGCACCCGGGAATATCAAGCGGACGCATCGGCAGCCCGGCTCATCGGTGACGGCGAGCCGCTGGCCCGGGCACTGGAGAAGCTGAACGCCGCCTCCCAGCGCATACCGGTCAACGTGCCGGTGGAGCAGGCGTCGCACTACATCGTCAACCCGCTCACCGGCCGGGTCAGCTTCCGCAACCTGTTCAGCACCCACCCCCCCGCCGAGGAGCGCATCCGCCGCCTCCGGGCCGGCGAGTGGGTCCCCCAGGCGTACTAA
- a CDS encoding ABC transporter permease → MEQILATTLRSAAPLVLVATAGVFAFRAGIFHLGLEGLMISGAFTTVAVGDATGSVELGILAAVGVNLALSALYWWVIGPLGANVIIAGLGLTSIGLGGTAFALGAIFDKRGSIFTDVVLPRPVRGITSGAGVIVSELSILVWITPLIVLAAWVVLRRSRFGLRLAAVGEYPFSARSAGVNPSIVRLQALLIAGALCALGGAELSVGALRNFTENMTNGRGFIAFVAVIFGAWHPIGAALAGLFFGFADAIGIQSQINITERVPREFVLMIPFVITIFAVWLGGLWRRRSLEAEAGYAELREPDY, encoded by the coding sequence ATGGAGCAGATTCTCGCCACCACGCTTCGCTCGGCCGCCCCCCTGGTGCTGGTGGCAACCGCAGGCGTCTTCGCCTTCCGGGCCGGGATCTTCCATTTGGGACTCGAAGGGCTGATGATCAGCGGCGCGTTCACAACCGTGGCCGTCGGCGATGCCACCGGTTCGGTGGAACTTGGGATTCTGGCCGCCGTAGGCGTCAACCTGGCCCTGTCTGCGCTGTACTGGTGGGTAATCGGTCCCCTCGGCGCCAACGTCATCATTGCCGGGCTGGGGCTCACTTCCATCGGCCTCGGCGGCACGGCCTTCGCCCTCGGCGCCATCTTTGACAAACGCGGCTCCATTTTCACCGACGTAGTGCTGCCCCGACCGGTGCGCGGGATCACCTCAGGGGCAGGGGTTATCGTCTCCGAGCTCTCGATCCTGGTATGGATCACACCGCTGATTGTGCTGGCCGCCTGGGTTGTGCTGCGGCGCAGCCGGTTCGGCCTGAGGCTTGCCGCAGTGGGCGAATACCCGTTCTCGGCCCGCTCTGCGGGCGTGAACCCTTCGATCGTCCGACTTCAAGCGTTGCTCATAGCCGGGGCGCTCTGTGCACTCGGCGGTGCCGAGCTGTCGGTAGGAGCTCTGCGCAACTTCACCGAGAACATGACTAACGGCCGAGGCTTCATCGCCTTTGTGGCCGTCATCTTCGGGGCATGGCACCCCATCGGAGCGGCCTTGGCCGGGTTGTTTTTCGGCTTCGCCGACGCCATCGGCATCCAATCGCAGATAAACATCACGGAGCGAGTTCCGCGCGAGTTCGTGCTAATGATCCCCTTCGTCATCACGATCTTCGCCGTGTGGCTGGGCGGGCTTTGGCGCCGCCGATCCCTGGAAGCCGAGGCCGGCTACGCCGAACTGCGAGAACCCGACTACTAG
- a CDS encoding ABC transporter permease: MTGGLQRVASTVVLVVVSLLFTTLILWISGYSVGDVFSGIIQGAVTATGASTSTIRWSIPMLLIGLGVVIGFRAGFFNIGGQGQFYIGACCALAVSLGWREGPAPLVMLCGTLAAIGAGTAWSLLPGYLRVRFGTDEVLTTLMMSFIGALVLQYLTAGPMRNPSGTGQTAASERIPDAFRITDGSGVSATVLVIVGGVAVLVWLLLERTRFGLAMTLVGRNPTMARWQGIDVRRVGLAAFALSGALAGLAGAVELYGPGARLVTGFSPEVGFTAVVVALVGLLTVEGTVVAAVLFGGLQSAILFLPIVTDLPPPALVLLHGMVAFLVTIKFKAVWRRTGIQGKTAAG, translated from the coding sequence TTGACCGGCGGCCTGCAACGGGTGGCCTCCACTGTGGTGCTGGTGGTGGTTTCCCTCCTCTTTACCACGCTTATCCTGTGGATCAGCGGCTACTCCGTGGGCGATGTGTTCTCCGGCATCATCCAAGGAGCAGTCACTGCTACAGGGGCTTCCACTTCGACAATCCGTTGGTCGATTCCGATGCTGCTCATCGGTTTGGGGGTGGTGATCGGGTTTCGGGCCGGGTTCTTCAACATCGGCGGCCAAGGGCAGTTCTACATTGGCGCCTGCTGCGCCCTGGCCGTGTCGCTGGGATGGCGCGAGGGTCCGGCACCGCTGGTGATGCTGTGCGGAACGCTCGCGGCCATCGGTGCCGGGACAGCCTGGTCACTGCTCCCCGGCTATCTGCGGGTGCGCTTCGGCACCGATGAGGTGCTCACCACGCTGATGATGAGTTTCATCGGCGCGCTTGTGCTCCAGTACCTCACCGCCGGACCCATGAGAAACCCCTCGGGCACGGGCCAGACCGCGGCCAGCGAGCGCATACCAGACGCGTTCCGCATCACCGATGGCTCCGGCGTTTCGGCCACGGTGCTGGTAATCGTCGGCGGCGTAGCCGTGCTGGTGTGGCTCTTGTTGGAGCGCACTCGTTTCGGGCTGGCCATGACTCTGGTGGGCCGGAACCCCACGATGGCCCGTTGGCAGGGCATCGACGTGCGCCGCGTCGGCCTTGCTGCCTTCGCCCTGTCCGGGGCACTCGCAGGACTCGCCGGGGCGGTGGAGCTATATGGCCCCGGTGCCCGTCTGGTCACGGGGTTCTCACCCGAAGTGGGCTTCACCGCTGTTGTGGTGGCGCTCGTTGGCCTGCTGACGGTTGAAGGCACGGTGGTGGCCGCCGTCCTGTTCGGGGGCTTGCAGTCTGCCATCTTGTTCTTGCCGATCGTGACCGATCTCCCACCGCCCGCCCTAGTGCTGCTGCACGGCATGGTGGCGTTCTTGGTCACCATCAAGTTCAAGGCGGTGTGGCGGCGGACGGGCATTCAGGGGAAAACAGCGGCGGGCTGA
- a CDS encoding ATP-binding cassette domain-containing protein has protein sequence MTVPSESASGDTPAVRCRSLGVSFGAVQALRDVSLDLAPGRIHALVGQNGAGKTTLAKVLGGLQAPQAGEVQVGGRVVPPGDVRAAQIAGLAMVHQHFSLPPSFTVAEALELTAARKGGRWFFRRTELHRQWQNEVAELGDLAMLSTRIRDLPVETRQSLEIVRALAGDARILLLDEPTALLTPTATDQLFERLQRLRDGGVTILIVLHKLREVADVAETVSVLRDGELVLGPSEMAEVSEGQLSDAIVGPESGADRTISMAPRAEAAQETLLELVGVSSRESAFELGLSKINLRVESREIVGIAGVEGNGQRSLVSAIAGLTPIADGSMRLGDIDATRAGPARRRLRGLRLVPFDRNTEGISRSAPLWLNQSALRLVGRRRRRFPLISLRQYKRRAAEAMDVWRVRYNTVAQPAESLSGGNVQRLILSRELAPGAELLVAAQPTRGLDFSATNFVRQSLRELRDGGAGVLLVSSDLDELFELSDRLLVMYGGRIVASFEAPYDRRTVGDAMTGALR, from the coding sequence ATGACGGTGCCGAGCGAGTCGGCATCTGGCGATACCCCGGCGGTTCGCTGCCGATCGCTCGGCGTCTCCTTCGGGGCCGTCCAGGCCTTGCGCGATGTAAGCCTCGACCTTGCCCCCGGTCGCATCCACGCGCTAGTCGGCCAGAACGGAGCGGGCAAGACCACCCTGGCCAAAGTTCTCGGCGGACTGCAAGCACCGCAGGCTGGAGAGGTGCAGGTGGGCGGGCGTGTGGTTCCTCCCGGCGACGTGCGGGCCGCCCAAATCGCTGGACTGGCGATGGTCCACCAGCACTTCTCGCTGCCCCCCTCATTCACGGTCGCCGAGGCACTTGAGTTGACCGCGGCCCGAAAAGGCGGCCGTTGGTTCTTCCGGCGGACCGAACTGCACCGGCAATGGCAGAACGAGGTGGCCGAATTAGGCGATCTGGCAATGCTGTCGACTCGCATCCGGGATCTGCCCGTGGAAACCCGCCAGTCGCTGGAGATTGTGCGGGCGCTGGCTGGAGACGCGCGAATTCTGCTGTTGGACGAGCCCACGGCCTTGCTCACGCCTACCGCTACCGACCAACTGTTTGAGCGCTTGCAGCGCCTTCGCGACGGCGGGGTCACCATCCTCATTGTGCTGCACAAGTTGCGGGAGGTAGCCGATGTCGCGGAAACGGTGAGCGTGCTGCGCGACGGCGAATTGGTCCTCGGCCCCAGCGAGATGGCCGAGGTCTCTGAAGGACAGCTGAGCGACGCCATCGTTGGACCCGAATCCGGCGCTGATCGCACCATCAGCATGGCACCCAGAGCCGAAGCAGCTCAGGAGACGCTGTTGGAGTTGGTAGGTGTCTCCAGCCGGGAATCAGCCTTCGAGCTCGGTCTCAGCAAAATCAACCTCCGAGTCGAATCCCGAGAGATCGTGGGCATCGCCGGCGTGGAGGGAAACGGGCAGCGGAGCCTGGTCTCGGCCATCGCCGGCCTGACTCCCATCGCCGACGGCTCTATGCGCCTCGGCGATATCGACGCAACCCGCGCTGGTCCCGCTCGCAGACGGCTGCGGGGACTGCGCCTGGTGCCCTTTGACCGAAACACCGAGGGGATCAGCCGCAGTGCCCCTCTGTGGCTGAACCAATCGGCGCTTCGCCTTGTTGGGCGGCGCCGGCGGCGGTTCCCGCTGATCTCGCTTCGCCAATACAAGCGTCGAGCAGCCGAGGCGATGGATGTTTGGCGGGTGCGCTACAACACCGTAGCGCAACCGGCCGAAAGCCTCTCCGGCGGAAATGTGCAGCGCTTGATCCTGTCGAGAGAACTGGCTCCGGGAGCCGAACTGCTGGTGGCGGCCCAACCCACTCGCGGCCTCGACTTCTCCGCCACCAACTTCGTGCGCCAGTCGCTGCGGGAGTTGCGAGATGGCGGCGCGGGTGTCTTGCTGGTGTCCTCCGACCTCGATGAGCTGTTCGAGCTCTCCGACCGCCTCCTCGTGATGTACGGCGGACGCATCGTGGCAAGTTTCGAAGCGCCCTACGACCGCCGCACGGTGGGCGACGCCATGACCGGGGCCCTGCGGTGA
- a CDS encoding BMP family ABC transporter substrate-binding protein, whose product MRNRLKFAAILLALTLVAAACGNDDDGGSAAPESTPAPTEAPTQAPTQAPEPDPTEAPTPAPEPAEAPSVALVVNQKAGDMGPIDDLLRGLEMVEADFGAETTFIEATDPSTFETTLRNLANQGTDIIAVTFPPMQDAVTAVAPDFPDTRFIHVFGFEGGVDNLVSVGFDYYKGTYLAGILAGALNTTDKVGFVGGVSIPPLNADYNAFVAAAQTKNSDITGEAAFADSFEDPAKGRELGAALYDGGVDIIMTDAAATDLGVIQAAEEKGGYVIGGSENYFDSPAVIASVLLYWAQVLYDQVDHALSDDYTPGYVGAGVAEGGVDLLINPDFLADGPAEMVDIINATLGEIDEARSQITDGSLDVPFDPEL is encoded by the coding sequence ATGAGAAATCGACTCAAGTTCGCGGCCATCCTGCTGGCCCTCACCCTTGTCGCCGCCGCCTGCGGAAACGATGACGACGGAGGCAGCGCCGCCCCGGAGTCCACCCCTGCCCCAACTGAGGCGCCGACTCAGGCCCCGACGCAGGCACCTGAGCCTGATCCCACCGAGGCGCCGACACCCGCCCCAGAGCCAGCCGAGGCGCCATCGGTGGCCCTCGTGGTCAACCAGAAGGCGGGCGACATGGGGCCGATCGACGATCTCTTACGAGGGCTCGAAATGGTGGAGGCCGACTTCGGCGCAGAAACCACCTTCATCGAGGCCACCGACCCCTCCACCTTTGAGACCACCCTGCGAAATCTGGCCAATCAGGGCACCGACATCATCGCCGTGACCTTCCCACCCATGCAGGATGCCGTCACAGCCGTGGCCCCGGATTTCCCCGACACCCGCTTTATTCACGTCTTCGGTTTCGAGGGAGGCGTTGACAATCTCGTCTCCGTCGGATTCGACTACTACAAGGGCACCTATCTGGCCGGCATCCTTGCCGGTGCGCTGAACACCACCGACAAGGTTGGATTCGTGGGCGGCGTGTCGATCCCGCCGCTGAATGCCGACTACAACGCCTTCGTGGCCGCGGCCCAGACCAAGAACTCCGACATCACTGGCGAGGCCGCGTTCGCGGATTCCTTCGAGGACCCCGCCAAGGGTCGTGAACTCGGCGCAGCGCTGTACGACGGCGGCGTGGACATCATCATGACCGACGCCGCTGCCACCGACCTAGGCGTTATCCAAGCCGCCGAGGAGAAGGGCGGCTACGTGATTGGCGGCTCGGAGAACTACTTCGACAGCCCCGCCGTGATCGCCAGTGTCCTGCTTTATTGGGCACAGGTTCTCTACGACCAAGTAGACCACGCCCTCAGCGACGACTACACGCCCGGCTACGTCGGCGCCGGAGTGGCCGAAGGCGGGGTTGACCTGTTGATCAATCCCGACTTCCTTGCCGACGGCCCGGCCGAGATGGTGGACATCATCAACGCCACGCTGGGCGAGATCGACGAGGCTCGCTCGCAGATCACCGACGGATCACTCGACGTGCCCTTCGATCCTGAGCTCTGA